The genome window TCGATTTCTCTTATGGGTGTTTGCTGTGTCACGGTGAAGGAATCTGTAGTAGAAAACTCATAAACTTCGTTTTTTGCAAACCCATGAAACAGGGCTTTTTCCACTATCTCTCTTGATATCAGGCCAAAGAAAGAGTCTCCCTTCATGACAGGCAGGACATTTACACCATACTGTGTCATTATTTGCTCTGCATCTTTCACAGTGCTATTGCACTGGATGCTCTTTACAGGGCGGGTCATAATGTCGCGGGCAGTTTTTTCAGGTTTGATTTTCTGTTTTAAAACCAACAGGAGTTTTTCCTCAGCAGTTTCCAGAGAGAGTTCATCTATAACTGCAGAAGATGCTGTTGAGTGTCCTCCTCCGCCAAAGCTCTGGGCAATTTCTCCGGCGTCCACCTCTGGCATGCGGCTCCTTGCAATTATGTGGATCCTATCCTCCATCCTGACAAGGAGGAAAAGGGCATCGATGTCTTCGATGTCCCTTAGTTTATGTGCCAGATAAGCAATATCCCCTAAATAATGCTCCCTCGATGCCTTTGAAACCTTTACCCTTATTCCGTGAATGACATAGTCTTTGGAAGACTGTATCAGCTCGTTTAAGAGTTCTATTTCATCACTGCTCAACTCTCTGGTTATAAAGCTTGAGACTATATTCAGATTTGCCCCCCTTTTGAGTAAATATGCCGCTGCCATTAAGTCCCTTTCAGTTGTGGAAGAAAAAGTAAGGGAGCCTGTTTCTTCATAAACCCCTAAACACAGGATGGTTGCCTCAATAGGTGTTATTGCTATTTTTTTCTGTTTGAGCATCTCTGTAAAGATGGTTGCTGTGGCACCAATATTTTCGACTACCTCTTTCTGCCCCCGTATGTCATCAGCGGTGAAAGGATGATGGTCATAGATGTGGATTTTCAACCCCTTTCTTTCTAAGATTTCAGAAAAGCGGCCAATCCTGTGTGGGTTTTTTGTATCGACAAGTATTAAAAGCCTGATATCATCGAGGTTGATGTCCTTAAGTTTTTTAATGTCCAGGGGTATTTGATGGGAAGATATAAAATCCCTTACACTCTTTTCCTGAGAGCCCGGGAATACGACCAGCGCATCGGGGTAAAATTTTTTTGCTGCGAGCATTGAGGCAAGTGCATCAAAATCTGCGTTTATGTGGGTTGTGATTATATTCATAACTGTAGTGGCGACCCTCTGTGGCCTCACACCAACCAGTCAGAGATTCGTACCGAACTTGCCGTCTATTTATTAAAGACTGCTACCTGGTCCCTTCCACTGGTTTTTGCCAGAAGGAGTGCATTATCAGCACATGAGATTAAAGCGTCAGGTGTATTAATATCTTCATGGGGGATGGTGGCAACACCAAGGCTTACTTTTAAGGTTTCCTTACCCCCGAGGGCATTGAATTCGTGGTTACTTATGCTGTGCCTTATCCTCTCAGCCTCTGCTACAGCGCCATCTCTTGTTGTGTTGGGCAGCAGAATGATGAATTCCTCGCCTCCATATCTCGCGAGGATATCACTTTCTCTGGTGTTCTTTTTTAAGAGCTGTGCAAATTCCCTCAGAACCCTATCCCCTGTTTTATGCCCGTAAGTGTCATTTATGCGCTTAAAAAAATCTATATCGGCCATCATGCATGCGAGTGGAATTGTGTATCTCACGGCCCTGCTGAATTCCTCTTTAAGCCGATGATAGAAATACCGTATATTAAATACACCTGTCAGATAGTCTGTAATTGCAAGCTTTTCCAGGCGTGTTTTTTCTACCTCTGACTTTCCATAAAGAAGGGCATTGTGTAAGGCATTGGCAGAGGCGTTTGCAACAGCAGTGCAGAACTTTATTTCGTCCTTTGTAAAGGATTTTCCAGCGCGGGATGTTTTTAAAAATAGGGTTCCGATAAGCTCATCCTGGAAAATAATAGGCAGAACTATGATAGATTTTATTCCCAGCGGAGAGATAATATCCCTGACACTATGCATTAAAGGGTCTGTATTTACATCATTTATTATCACCGGCTCTTTTGATGTGAGTGCCTTTCTGATTTCAGGGTATTTTCTCAAATCAAGCTTTAGATCTTTAATCTTCGGGTCCTCAAAGGTTGCGATTACATGAACAGACTTGTTTTTACTATCTATGCGAAGAATAGAACACCGGATAACTGGCATTATTTCTGCAATCTTTTTTACTGTAAGGTAAAGGATTTTATCAGAGTCAAGACTGGAAGAGACAAGGGATGTTATCTCTATTATGTTCTCAAGATTCCACCTCTCCTTCCTGAGTGCCTTCAGCTTACTAACCGACTTCAGGACACCTTCTATCCTGAGTTTTAAATAAGCTGGTTTGCAGGGATAAATAATGAAATCTTCAACACCTGATTTAGATGCCCTTTCAATTATCCTGCCTGCATCTCCTTTCAAAACACCAACAACAGGGGGGTGCCCTTCAATGGCCTTAATAGCCTTTATTTTTTGCTTATCGAGCCCTTCAGGAAGACCAAGAAGTATGACATCAGGTTCGGAACGAATCTCCGACTGAGTATCTTTGATGTATTTTGAGGCCTCTCTTGAATTGGATACTATTTTTATGGAGTATTCTTTCTTGCTCAGGGGTGATTCAATAGCTCCTGAGGTGGCTTGATTTGCGAGGACCAGGATTTTTTTCATGCTAAACCTTTCATATCAAACATATTTTACCAGAAAATATTTCAGGTTGACAAGTTTTTGAAAAATAAGCTATATTTGCTCGTTATCTTGTCAAAGGAAAAGGAGGGAAAAGATGCCTGATATCCAACCTGACGTAACATTAGATTGTAAGGGGCTTAGCTGCCCGATGCCTGTGCTAAAGGCAAAAAAGGCAATAGATGCTATGAAAACTGGACAGGTGTTACGCGTAGTGGCAACTGACCCAGGTTCAAAGGCCGACATTCCCGCTTTACTGAGAAGAACAGGCAATGAACTAATCGAAACAAAAGAAGAAGGCAATACCTTTATTTTTTTGATAAAAAAGACGGTTTAATTTGATAATTCCCTGTAGCTTGCTGCAGGGTAGTTCATTTAGCACTGATATTTCAGGAGTTTATAAATAGATAAATTTTTCTAATTTGACCTCTTTTACAATG of Nitrospirota bacterium contains these proteins:
- a CDS encoding sulfurtransferase TusA family protein; translated protein: MPDIQPDVTLDCKGLSCPMPVLKAKKAIDAMKTGQVLRVVATDPGSKADIPALLRRTGNELIETKEEGNTFIFLIKKTV
- a CDS encoding diguanylate cyclase produces the protein MKKILVLANQATSGAIESPLSKKEYSIKIVSNSREASKYIKDTQSEIRSEPDVILLGLPEGLDKQKIKAIKAIEGHPPVVGVLKGDAGRIIERASKSGVEDFIIYPCKPAYLKLRIEGVLKSVSKLKALRKERWNLENIIEITSLVSSSLDSDKILYLTVKKIAEIMPVIRCSILRIDSKNKSVHVIATFEDPKIKDLKLDLRKYPEIRKALTSKEPVIINDVNTDPLMHSVRDIISPLGIKSIIVLPIIFQDELIGTLFLKTSRAGKSFTKDEIKFCTAVANASANALHNALLYGKSEVEKTRLEKLAITDYLTGVFNIRYFYHRLKEEFSRAVRYTIPLACMMADIDFFKRINDTYGHKTGDRVLREFAQLLKKNTRESDILARYGGEEFIILLPNTTRDGAVAEAERIRHSISNHEFNALGGKETLKVSLGVATIPHEDINTPDALISCADNALLLAKTSGRDQVAVFNK